A stretch of the Tannerella serpentiformis genome encodes the following:
- a CDS encoding ribonuclease P protein component: protein MTTGETKNQLPKRERLYLKRDLERLFASGQSFIAYPLRVVYCSEPATDRAPGVAILASAPKRRVRHAVDRNRIKRLIREAYRTRKTPLTERCALHGRCLHIGFMYVGNDLPTHAAIEKAMHKAVSQILQKTT, encoded by the coding sequence ATGACAACGGGCGAGACGAAAAATCAACTCCCCAAAAGGGAGCGACTTTATCTGAAAAGAGATCTTGAACGACTGTTCGCTAGCGGGCAGTCGTTCATTGCATATCCCCTTAGGGTCGTCTACTGCTCGGAGCCAGCCACGGACCGTGCGCCCGGAGTAGCCATCCTGGCCAGCGCTCCCAAACGACGCGTGCGCCATGCCGTCGATCGGAACCGCATTAAGCGACTCATCCGCGAGGCCTATCGCACCCGCAAGACGCCCTTGACCGAACGCTGCGCCCTTCATGGCCGATGCCTGCACATCGGCTTCATGTACGTCGGCAATGACCTGCCCACGCATGCGGCCATCGAAAAAGCGATGCACAAAGCCGTCAGCCAGATCCTACAAAAAACGACATGA
- the yidD gene encoding membrane protein insertion efficiency factor YidD, with translation MRRLLTGLLLLPIYFYRSCISPLTPPSCRYTPTCSEYAIQALRRHGPLRGSWLAIRRILRCHPWGGSGYDPVP, from the coding sequence ATCCGCCGTCTCCTCACCGGCCTCCTCCTCCTGCCCATCTACTTCTACCGCAGCTGCATCTCCCCGCTGACGCCGCCCAGCTGCCGCTACACCCCCACCTGCTCCGAATACGCCATCCAGGCGCTCCGCCGTCACGGCCCCTTACGCGGATCGTGGCTTGCCATTCGCCGCATTCTGCGCTGCCATCCTTGGGGCGGAAGCGGCTATGAC
- a CDS encoding uroporphyrinogen-III synthase, whose protein sequence is MSIKKLLVSQPKPETGKSPYFDIAERYGVDIDFRPFIKVEALTAKEFRKQRIVIPDYSAVIFTARTAVDHFFHLCKELRIVVPEAMKYFCMTEAIAVYLQKYTVYRKRKIFFGATGKTDDLINLIVKHPKEKYLLPASDIHKDDISEALTEKKIPCKTAIMYRTVCSEFSKDESFDYDMLVFFSPSGISSLMKNFPQFKQDDIRIGCFGATTAKAALEAGLRLDIEAPTPEAPSMTAALEQYLRKQLENDGPQNDE, encoded by the coding sequence TTGAGTATAAAAAAACTGCTGGTATCGCAACCGAAACCGGAGACCGGGAAATCACCGTATTTCGACATCGCGGAACGATATGGCGTGGATATTGACTTTCGCCCCTTCATCAAGGTTGAGGCCTTGACGGCTAAAGAGTTCAGAAAGCAACGCATCGTTATACCAGATTACAGTGCAGTCATCTTTACGGCCCGTACGGCTGTTGACCATTTTTTTCACCTGTGCAAAGAATTACGCATCGTTGTTCCCGAAGCGATGAAATACTTCTGCATGACAGAAGCCATTGCCGTCTATCTGCAGAAATACACCGTCTACCGAAAGCGCAAGATCTTCTTCGGAGCCACTGGCAAAACGGACGATCTGATTAACCTCATCGTGAAGCATCCGAAAGAAAAGTACTTACTCCCCGCCTCCGATATCCATAAAGACGACATCTCTGAGGCACTTACAGAAAAGAAGATCCCTTGCAAGACAGCCATCATGTATCGCACCGTCTGCAGCGAGTTCTCGAAAGACGAATCGTTCGACTACGATATGCTTGTCTTCTTTAGCCCATCCGGCATCTCATCGTTGATGAAGAATTTCCCACAATTTAAGCAGGACGACATCCGTATTGGATGCTTCGGCGCCACCACCGCCAAAGCGGCCCTTGAGGCAGGGCTCCGTCTTGACATCGAAGCCCCTACGCCCGAAGCGCCCTCCATGACCGCCGCACTGGAGCAATACTTAAGGAAGCAACTGGAAAACGACGGCCCGCAAAACGACGAATGA